Proteins found in one Cervus canadensis isolate Bull #8, Minnesota chromosome 24, ASM1932006v1, whole genome shotgun sequence genomic segment:
- the ID3 gene encoding DNA-binding protein inhibitor ID-3, which produces MKALSPVRGCYEAVCCLSERSLAIARGRGKSPAAEEPLSLLDDMNHCYSRLRELVPGVPRGTQLSQVEILQRVIDYILDLQVVLAEPAPGPPDGPHLPIQTAELAPELVISNDQRSFCH; this is translated from the exons ATGAAGGCGCTCAGCCCGGTGCGCGGCTGCTACGAGGCGGTGTGCTGCCTGTCGGAACGCAGCCTGGCCATCGCGCGGGGCCGTGGCAAGAGCCCGGCCGCCGAGGAGCCGCTGAGCCTGCTTGACGACATGAACCACTGCTACTCGCGGCTGAGGGAACTGGTACCCGGAGTCCCGCGAGGCACTCAGCTTAGCCAGGTGGAAATCCTGCAGCGCGTCATCGACTACATCCTCGACCTGCAGGTGGTCCTGGCCGAGCCGGCCCCTGGGCCCCCAGACGGCCCGCATCTTCCCATCCAG aCAGCCGAGCTCGCTCCGGAACTTGTGATCTCCAACGACCAAAGGAGCTTCTGCCACTGA